Proteins encoded by one window of Dokdonella sp.:
- a CDS encoding EAL domain-containing protein, whose protein sequence is MGISQSQGRGRDMDQAQRQRVGAGNIVFREGDAPTTAFLIESGRIAVSTLQHGEECLLAELGPGALLGEMAVLDDAPRSATALALTDCVLTPVDRSQFAERLAAADPVVRALLMSQLKRYRSALARLTGEVDGLHSASESDAGAMDKIRLESELRMALENAALDVCLQPILHIEHGVVAGYEALIRWQHPERGAVSPGEFIRLAEETSLIVPVGEYVLERVCDMLAELQRRGRKPLPFIALNVSARQIEDPALVERMLAHLRSRGLPPACLEVEITESLVLDRPEIAALITCCHEAGMEVALDDFGTGYSNLGPLLSLDFDRIKLDQSFVRALDRPRGVALVKAVLAMTEALGCEMIAEGVETTDQLRMLGEMGCDYAQGWLTGRPVTLEDVLRS, encoded by the coding sequence ATGGGCATCTCGCAGAGCCAAGGCAGGGGACGCGATATGGACCAGGCACAGCGACAGCGTGTCGGTGCAGGCAACATCGTCTTCCGTGAAGGCGATGCGCCGACGACCGCCTTCCTCATAGAGTCCGGGCGGATTGCCGTGAGCACTCTCCAGCACGGCGAGGAGTGCCTGCTTGCGGAACTCGGGCCGGGCGCCCTGCTCGGCGAGATGGCCGTGCTCGATGATGCGCCACGCTCGGCCACGGCGCTTGCTCTGACGGACTGCGTGCTCACACCGGTCGATCGCAGTCAGTTCGCGGAGCGGCTTGCCGCAGCCGACCCGGTGGTGCGCGCCCTGTTGATGAGTCAGCTCAAGCGTTATCGTTCGGCACTGGCAAGACTCACCGGTGAAGTTGACGGATTGCACTCGGCAAGTGAGAGCGACGCTGGTGCGATGGACAAGATCCGTCTCGAGAGCGAGTTGCGCATGGCGCTCGAAAATGCCGCGCTCGACGTGTGCCTGCAGCCGATCCTGCACATCGAGCATGGTGTCGTCGCTGGCTACGAAGCATTGATCCGCTGGCAGCACCCTGAGCGCGGAGCGGTCTCTCCCGGTGAGTTCATCCGCCTGGCCGAAGAAACCTCGCTGATCGTACCGGTTGGTGAATACGTACTCGAACGTGTATGTGACATGCTCGCCGAACTGCAACGGCGTGGCCGCAAGCCGTTGCCGTTCATCGCCTTGAACGTGTCGGCGCGCCAGATCGAGGATCCGGCTCTGGTCGAGCGCATGCTCGCCCATTTGCGGTCGCGTGGACTGCCGCCGGCCTGCCTCGAAGTCGAGATCACCGAAAGCCTGGTCCTCGATCGCCCCGAGATCGCCGCGCTGATCACGTGCTGCCACGAGGCCGGCATGGAGGTCGCGCTCGATGACTTCGGCACCGGATATTCGAACCTCGGCCCCTTGCTGTCGCTCGACTTCGACCGCATCAAGCTCGATCAGAGTTTCGTTCGTGCCCTCGACCGGCCACGCGGCGTCGCCCTGGTCAAGGCCGTGCTGGCGATGACCGAGGCGCTCGGCTGCGAAATGATCGCCGAAGGCGTCGAGACCACGGACCAGTTGCGCATGCTCGGCGAGATGGGCTGCGACTACGCACAAGGCTGGCTGACCGGGCGCCCGGTCACACTCGAGGATGTGTTGCGGTCGTGA